GGGTGTCACAAGTTCGTTGCACGGAGTGGATATAAAATCGATATTTATTAACTTATGGCTGATTAGCTCGAGCAGCAGGAGCCACCGTTAAACCTTGTTCAGCTTTTGGAATCGATTTTGTTCTCCatattttgctgttgttctCACTGAAGACTTACACGCTTGTAGCTGAAACAATGTTAAGGACAGCGTCGCGTTTTACCGCTCACCTTACCTGTCGTCCGATCACGAACTCCAAATTAAAACCACCTTCCCCACCAGACGGATCAGAGCCTGACGGAGAAGgtcgtacaaaaaaaaaaacgcgcaaaACCTTTAAATCCAACGACACAGCGCAACTCCGCAATGCATTTTAGTTGTCTCACTTTTAACAGCCTTCTCGTCCCGACTTTGATCGGAAACGGGTTTCGCTTGCTGATATTTCACAACGTCTTATTAGCATAATTATTCGCTCCCAATTGCACCGATAATTGACCCGGCTGCCAATTACGCCGCAGCTTCCAAAACCAAACttcccccccttcccctcgTTCTTTAGGTTCGACCCCGACAACGATTGACGCTGAGACGTTTGCGCGAAGAAGAGATCATCCGTGCAAACCGTTCGCCAATGCGTCATGCGCAATTGGCTCACTGCCATCGATGCGTGTGCCTGGAAAAAGGGTGCACCGCCCGTTCAGGGTTGCTTTGTTTGCGCCCGCTCGCTCTTTCGGGTCCTGTCCCCCCCCAGTCCACTCTTAGTTGCTCTCTGTCTGCCGCACGCTGAATCACGCACACCGAATGCACGACACCCGGCGGACGTTTTCGGGTTGCGTTTAAATTGCAGATTATTGCGCTGTCCTCCGAAAACCCGCGCACACAACTTCCCGGCGCACTGCAACTCATGCGCTTAAAATATGTCAGCGAAGCAAACACAGTGACAGTGTGTGCAGCCTTCGATTGGACGGGTGGGGCACCGTGGCGACACATCCCAGTTGGCTGGGGTGTGACGATTGTCGaattttgttgatgttttgcaTACAGCCCGGTTAATGGTTTGACCCTGTGCTTGGAAGGATGTGCGCCCGGCagtggtttgatttgtgaaacaAGAAAgcatggttgtgtgtgtgtgcgtgtttgtgtgcagtcATTTCTGGAGAAAGAGTTGATTGCGGGTGTCGCTGCCTGGATGTTGGATGGTCAACTCACCTCCCGAGGGGTTTGCGCGTGATTGATGTCGGAGAGTTCTCCCGTCCCAACCCCTCCCCATTTCCACTAAAGGAATCGGCAAAGCTGGAAAAAGTGCAACGCCGTGCACATCGCTTGAAAACTGTTGATTGGTTCGCTGAACGCTCTTCTGGCGGCTGCTGGGACACACAGTAGTCGGTAGCGGGTCACGTAATGTGCCGCGCGATCCAGCATGCGAACCCGCGTGCTTCAAACGGTAGCCAATTGCAATTATCTACCTGGGGCCTGCCGgtcggtgtgtgtgggtcCGAGCGATGCATCCCTTTTGCGCGAGTGGCAGTGGGTTGCAATAATGCCAGTTGCAAAATTATAGGCTTGCACACGGCGCGCGGGGAACGTGTTTCGTGCTGCAAGGTCTGCTACGGAGGGCTTCGGAAACCTTCTTTGCAACGCGATGGCGGCGCCCTGGAATCGCCGGAAATCGAATCGCATGTCTGATTGATcgatccacacacatacacaaacacacacatacacactcccAACGATCGAGTGATCGAGAGAATCGCGTCGCTGTTTTGATCCCACGGATTGGTTGTCGAGGTTACTGTGGACCGCTGGTTCATATATACCACACGAGAGGGAGTATTTGGGAGCTTTCGGGTTCGGTTGCCTGGAGATAATTTTCAGAAAATGGCTACCGAATTTACGATTAGCTCTGGCTATTCTTGAAATCAATCTGATACCGTTTTCGTGAAGGTGATGCTTCTAGGAATTGGACCCTCGACACACTGCTGCCTGCTGTTGACCCGCATCCCAGAAATTAGCCCAAATTAGATCAATTAGATCGAACCTTGTCGGACAAATTGATGGAAGTGGTAGAATTGCTCATTTTCCCGAAAATAGCTCCAGAAGAAGAGGCTCAAACTATCGGTTCCATATTCCAAGCACACGGACTCTTATCAATTTATAGCAACACATCTTCACAGCAACACAGTACCTTCCAGTGTTCCGAAATTCCAAACATCCGTTTCGAGATGTCGGTGTGTCGGTGTGGAGAGGGTAGAGCTCGCTGGTACATTGATATCTTATCTGAAGGGAGCAACCGTGTCGATCAAGCTGCGGTGCTATCACAGCACGATACTTTATAAAAGATGTCTCGAATCGATTGTACGGCACAGTGTCAGTGTCTAGTGCGGAGGTAATTTTTCGTTTGCAACAATGAAGCTACTGGTTGTGCTACTCGCCCTTGGGGGCATTGTGGGGCTGCATGGATTTAAGGTAGATTGATTCGGATCGAGTGATTCCATACGGCTAGTGAGAAAAAGGCAACAAATACAAGCCATCCATCATCCATTCCCATCGCAGATCTGTGACCGTATGGCACCCGGTACGATAATGGGAAGTCCAACGAACTGCAGCGAGTTCTACATGTGCCGCGATGGCCGACCCGTCCTATTCGCCTGCCCGGAGAACATGTACTTCGATGTGGATACGTCCGCCTGTGGCTACGAAGCGTTCTGTGCCGACAACGATGTTGACTTCGAGCAGGATCCTTACGAACCGCCCGTACCAGAGTACAGACCGATCGAAGCGAACCCATCGCAGCTCGTCCCAACGCAAGCCAGCGTGTGTAGGGGTGCTGCTCCCGGTGCCGTTCGCACCGATACGACCGGCTGCAGCGCATTCTACCAGTGTACGAAGGCTGGCCCGCTGCGACTCGAGTGTCCAGCCggtacgctgtacgacagcaATCGGCTGGTGTGTGATGCGGCCGATATCGTTTCCTGTGCCTACGCACCACCGAAACCTTCCATCGGCGGTGGTGGTAATGGCAGTGGCAACTTGCTCGAGATACTGTGCTTCGGCAAGAAGAATGGCTACAAGTTTGCGCACCCGACCAACTGTGCGCGGTACGTCGTGTGCAATGGGCGTAACAAGGCGCAGGAGTTTACCTGCCCGACCGGAACGGCTTACAATAAGCAGCGCAAAATTTGTGACTTTACGCACAACGTAGAGTGCTAGGGTAGCGGGGAGGGCTGAATCTGAAAtcgatgacaaaaaaaaaaccccgataTTCCGAAAGGCACGTGCTATGCCTCTTCATTACAGGTGGCAGGGAACGGCTGGTTGATTCGAAAAATGCTTCCGATTTGAACGggggttttgttattttaattggATTAAAAGCATGCATCAAAACGGAGGGAAGGACATAAGGACCTAAGGTCCTGCCCTAGTAGGGAATGGTTGCGAACAGACACATTCGAACTTTTCGATTCCTTCATTGATTGTTTGGTTGAGTTTGGGTGCGCTCGGAAGGACGCAACATTGGTCGGTCAAGCTCCGAGCAGCTGCTTGGTTCCGATGTGATCGCTTCCGGTAATCAACTCAACCAGAAGCTAAAAAGAGCCTTCTTACAACAGCTAAAGCACCGAACGAAAGGACCAGCAGACAAACGTGCACAAAAATATGAATAGTCAATGAAGGACGATAAATCGTTGAGCCTTGCTACGGTGGTGAGCCGACGTGATGACACCTAAGTGATGCGTCTGCgtaaggttttgttttgggcttTGAACATTGAATTCGGAGCTCTcggttggtttttgttctCGATTTCTGGTTTGTGCAAATGGCCCTGTTAACGATACGTCTAATTAATACGCGCTAATTCGTtaaggatggtggtggtggtgatatgGTGGTGGGTAAAAACAAaaggtaaaacaaacatgggtaaataaatatgaataatTCAAAGCGGTATGAGCGGTAGCATAAATTAACGAGGCTAAGAAAGGGGGACGAACCATTTGCAGGCAAAAGTGGTACGGTAAGAAGGTGGTGCTTCTTGTGGGTTAAGGTGCAACTTGTCGATTGTTTGTTCTGAACAAGATAATACAATTAGAACACGCAATTGTCTTGTACTCGTTAAGTTAAACTAGCCATTTGTAATGGGTATGATAAAtggaaggaataaaaaaaaaaacgcttatTCCATAACGCTTTCAGTATGCTACCATTAACAACGAAGTATAAATCAAATCTTTAACctcttttttttacctttgAGAACGATAGTGTGTCACGCTTTGGACGTTCCATCCAGCGGTCAAGATTGATAGCGTTCGATTAACGAAACTATTCTAAAGATCGCATTAGAACGATCGTAAGCCGTACCGCATGTCCAGCCGGAAAATCTAATGAGCGGAGCGGAGCGAAAAAGGTCCCCATACACCCGATGACATACACCCGTCAGCGGATGGACTGTCCGCACTGTCCAAATCGGACGGTTACAAATTGcaatcaattaattatgaTGTTGCGTTCCATTGTGGGCGCAAAACTGGGAAGGGTCGTGGGAGCTTGTTGGCATTGCTTCCAAAAGCCACGCAAGTGAAAGAGACGCTTTGACGCATCAAAACTAATCTTTTGAATCTCTGTTGGGTAGCTACGCGGTGTTGGCGGAGTATGAAGGCTCAAGCAGCACCGGACGGGAGCGGTCTGGAAGCACGAACCGttgaacaatttaatttcGTTTCGTCGCTAGCTGGGCATGGAAACAACACACAgaccatacaaaaaaaaagaaagcaaacaagTTACCATTTGAACACAATAATATCAGCACCGCAACGGGCCCGAAAACGTGCCAAACATCTCGAGTTCGCTAATTAAGTCCAATTTGCCAACCGGGCGAAGATTTATGGCTGAGCTCGAGCAATCAAGGGAGAGGCGAGCGGACCAAGAAGTGACTCCACCTTGAAGATCTTATGTCGCAGGTCGCGCACTATTCCCGTAGCATCCCCTCCCAGCCCTTCTGTCTTGCCGTCTTTGGTAACACGAACGCACGGAACACATTAGCACCCAGATGGATCCGTCTCTCGGGTTCACGGGTTGATCACTTAATTTTATTCTAATCGCCGCCGTCACCGCAGccgccaacagcagcagcagcagtagatcCGCAGTCACGAAGCTGCGGAGCAAAGATCAACGGCAGTGTCGCCGACAAACCATCCCCGAATGCG
This genomic interval from Anopheles merus strain MAF chromosome 3L, AmerM5.1, whole genome shotgun sequence contains the following:
- the LOC121600131 gene encoding protein obstructor-E-like — its product is MKLLVVLLALGGIVGLHGFKICDRMAPGTIMGSPTNCSEFYMCRDGRPVLFACPENMYFDVDTSACGYEAFCADNDVDFEQDPYEPPVPEYRPIEANPSQLVPTQASVCRGAAPGAVRTDTTGCSAFYQCTKAGPLRLECPAGTLYDSNRLVCDAADIVSCAYAPPKPSIGGGGNGSGNLLEILCFGKKNGYKFAHPTNCARYVVCNGRNKAQEFTCPTGTAYNKQRKICDFTHNVEC